One stretch of Pedobacter riviphilus DNA includes these proteins:
- a CDS encoding peptidase domain-containing ABC transporter, which produces MSTKVKQRDITDCGAACLASIAAHYKLDLAVARIRQLAGTDKKGTTVLGLVEAAQKLGFEAKGVKAPFDSLFKIPTPAIAHIIVNDILQHYVVIYKVNGKFIEVMDPIDGKVHRKTHDEFKKEWTGALVLLLPSEDFQIGNEKKSIQGRFWSLIKPHKGILTQVLFGAIVYTVLGLSTSIFVQKLVDFVLVDGNHNLLNLMSIAMMVILMVQLFIGSAKTIFTLKTGQLIDSQLILGYYKHLLRLPQQFFDTMRVGEIISRINDAVKIRTFLNDVCVNFVVNIFIVFFSFIMMFTYYWKLALITLTVIPLYLIIYAITDKFNKRTQRRLMEDAAELESQLVESLNAVGTIKRFGLEDHANDKTETRFIKLLQAGFKSNINAVVSGTSTEFISRMITIVLLWVGAGYVLSNSITPGELLSFYTLIGYFTGPVSSLIGMNKTVQDAVIAADRLFEIMDLERESDENQIELSTDKVGDIHFENVSFRYGARLPVFENLNLTIPQGKFTAIVGESGSGKSTLMSILQNIYPIQAGNVRIGKYDLKYITNSSLRRMVSVVPQQIDLFAGNVIDNIAIGEEEPDMQRIIDIATKLGLIGFIEALPKGFQTYLGENGTSLSGGQRQRIAIARALYRDPEILILDEATSSLDSVSEQHVQRMIELLKEEHKTVIVITHRSSTLNNADKIIVLDKGVVVEQGSHQELKYHLA; this is translated from the coding sequence ATGAGTACAAAGGTTAAGCAACGAGATATAACAGATTGTGGTGCGGCTTGTCTGGCTTCAATTGCTGCTCATTATAAGCTGGATTTGGCCGTTGCCCGCATCAGGCAGCTGGCCGGAACCGATAAAAAAGGTACGACCGTTTTAGGACTTGTAGAAGCGGCTCAGAAATTAGGATTTGAAGCGAAAGGGGTAAAAGCACCTTTCGATAGTTTGTTTAAAATACCTACGCCCGCTATAGCACATATCATTGTGAATGATATCCTTCAGCATTATGTAGTGATTTATAAAGTAAATGGCAAGTTTATAGAGGTGATGGACCCTATAGATGGGAAAGTGCACCGTAAAACACATGATGAATTCAAAAAGGAGTGGACTGGTGCTTTAGTCTTATTGTTGCCATCAGAAGATTTTCAGATCGGCAATGAAAAAAAATCAATCCAGGGTAGATTTTGGAGTTTGATTAAACCGCACAAAGGCATTCTGACGCAAGTTTTATTTGGTGCTATTGTTTATACTGTACTGGGTTTATCAACCTCTATTTTTGTTCAGAAGCTAGTCGATTTTGTGCTGGTAGATGGTAACCATAACCTGCTAAACCTCATGAGTATAGCCATGATGGTTATTCTGATGGTACAGTTGTTTATTGGCTCGGCAAAAACAATTTTTACCTTAAAAACTGGTCAGCTAATCGATTCGCAGCTTATTTTAGGCTACTACAAACACCTGCTCCGTTTGCCACAGCAGTTTTTTGATACCATGCGGGTGGGCGAAATTATTTCGAGGATTAATGATGCCGTAAAAATCAGAACGTTTTTAAATGATGTATGCGTAAATTTTGTAGTCAACATTTTTATTGTTTTCTTCTCGTTCATCATGATGTTTACGTACTACTGGAAATTGGCACTCATTACGCTTACCGTTATCCCGCTGTATCTGATTATTTATGCAATTACCGATAAATTTAACAAACGTACGCAACGGAGGTTGATGGAAGATGCTGCCGAGCTCGAATCTCAATTGGTAGAAAGCTTAAACGCGGTAGGTACCATTAAACGTTTCGGCTTAGAAGATCATGCCAACGACAAAACCGAAACCCGTTTCATTAAATTGCTCCAGGCAGGCTTTAAATCGAATATTAATGCTGTTGTATCGGGTACTTCTACCGAGTTTATCTCACGCATGATTACAATTGTATTGCTTTGGGTAGGTGCAGGTTACGTATTAAGCAATTCGATTACACCAGGAGAATTACTGTCGTTTTATACTTTGATCGGTTATTTTACGGGACCAGTTTCCTCTTTAATCGGAATGAATAAAACCGTACAAGATGCTGTTATTGCGGCCGATAGGCTGTTCGAAATTATGGACCTGGAACGTGAAAGTGATGAGAACCAAATTGAATTAAGTACTGATAAAGTTGGCGATATACACTTCGAAAACGTTTCTTTCCGCTATGGGGCGAGGTTGCCCGTTTTCGAGAACCTAAATTTAACCATTCCACAGGGTAAATTTACAGCCATTGTGGGCGAGAGCGGATCAGGGAAATCAACTTTAATGTCTATCCTACAGAATATTTATCCTATTCAGGCGGGCAATGTGCGCATAGGTAAATACGATCTCAAATACATTACCAATTCGTCGCTTCGTAGAATGGTATCGGTAGTGCCCCAGCAGATTGATTTATTTGCAGGTAATGTAATCGATAATATTGCTATTGGCGAAGAAGAACCCGATATGCAAAGGATTATTGATATTGCCACTAAATTGGGTTTAATTGGTTTTATTGAGGCTTTACCTAAAGGATTTCAAACTTATTTGGGTGAAAATGGTACATCATTATCGGGCGGGCAAAGGCAGCGTATTGCCATTGCAAGGGCTTTATATCGCGATCCTGAAATTCTGATTTTAGATGAGGCCACCTCATCGCTAGATTCGGTTTCTGAGCAGCATGTACAACGGATGATCGAACTTTTAAAAGAAGAGCATAAAACGGTAATTGTAATAACCCACCGATCGAGTACACTGAATAATGCCGATAAAATTATTGTATTGGATAAAGGTGTAGTGGTAGAGCAGGGCAGCCACCAGGAACTGAAATACCATTTGGCCTAA
- the metK gene encoding methionine adenosyltransferase has translation MSYLFTSESVSEGHPDKIADQISDALIDNFLAFDPESKVACETLVTTGQVILAGEVKSKTYLDVQQIARDVIKKIGYTKSEYMFEANSCGILSAIHEQSQDINQGVDRSNKEEQGAGDQGMMFGYATNETEDYMPLALNLSHKLLQELAVLRRENNEITYLRPDAKSQVTLEYDDNNKPVRIDAIVISTQHDDFDEEAAMLAKIKTDLVNILIPRIIKANPAYAHLFNDKIEYHINPTGKFVIGGPHGDTGLTGRKIIVDTYGGKGAHGGGAFSGKDPSKVDRSAAYATRHIAKNLVAAGVADEILVQVSYAIGVAKPMGIYINTYGTGKVGKTDGEIAKIVESIFDMRPYFIEQRLKLRNPIYSETAAYGHMGRTPETVTKTFRTPNGEEKTVTVDLFTWEKLDYVDQVKAAFGI, from the coding sequence ATGTCATATTTATTTACATCAGAATCTGTTTCTGAAGGCCACCCGGATAAAATCGCCGATCAAATTTCGGATGCATTAATTGATAACTTTTTAGCTTTCGATCCAGAATCAAAGGTTGCTTGCGAAACTTTGGTAACTACTGGTCAGGTTATTTTGGCTGGTGAGGTAAAATCTAAAACATATTTAGATGTACAACAAATTGCCCGCGATGTAATTAAGAAAATTGGTTACACCAAAAGCGAGTATATGTTTGAGGCCAACTCTTGCGGAATTTTATCGGCAATACACGAGCAATCTCAAGATATTAACCAAGGTGTAGACAGAAGCAACAAAGAAGAACAAGGTGCTGGCGATCAGGGTATGATGTTTGGTTATGCTACGAACGAAACCGAAGACTACATGCCTTTGGCATTAAATCTTTCTCATAAGTTATTACAGGAATTAGCTGTTTTACGCCGCGAAAATAACGAAATTACTTATTTACGCCCTGATGCAAAAAGCCAGGTTACTTTAGAGTACGACGATAACAACAAACCAGTGCGTATCGATGCGATTGTAATTTCTACACAGCACGATGATTTTGATGAAGAGGCCGCAATGTTGGCTAAAATCAAAACTGACTTAGTGAATATTCTGATTCCAAGAATTATAAAAGCCAACCCTGCTTACGCACATTTATTTAATGATAAAATTGAATACCACATTAACCCAACCGGTAAATTTGTAATCGGCGGTCCGCATGGCGATACTGGTTTAACGGGAAGAAAAATTATTGTTGATACTTACGGCGGTAAAGGTGCACATGGCGGTGGTGCTTTCTCTGGTAAAGATCCAAGTAAGGTAGATAGAAGTGCAGCTTATGCTACACGCCATATTGCTAAAAACTTAGTGGCAGCTGGTGTAGCCGACGAAATTTTAGTTCAGGTATCATACGCTATCGGTGTTGCTAAACCAATGGGTATTTATATCAATACTTATGGCACTGGTAAAGTAGGAAAAACGGATGGCGAGATTGCTAAAATTGTAGAATCGATTTTCGATATGCGCCCTTATTTTATTGAGCAACGTTTAAAATTAAGAAACCCAATTTACAGCGAAACGGCTGCTTATGGGCACATGGGCCGCACACCAGAAACAGTTACCAAAACTTTCAGAACACCAAACGGTGAAGAAAAAACAGTTACTGTTGATTTGTTTACCTGGGAAAAATTAGATTACGTAGATCAGGTTAAAGCTGCTTTCGGCATTTAA
- a CDS encoding diacylglycerol/lipid kinase family protein: MHTKINILFIINPISGGRGKLRIPDFIDQYLDKEKFSPNFVFSEYVGHAGELADEAATKNFDVIVAAGGDGTINEVASKVLKHHKILGILPLGSGNGLARFLRISKNLRYALSLINNFKVDEIDTAEFNNKCFFNLAGMGFDAHLSAVFSKDKKRGLSGYVKLGFKEVFNYKPQTYQLNIDGTEYTKKAFAISIANSSQYGNDVYISPNASVKDGLLDVCIIKPFPIIKLPILGYVMLRGKAESSDMIEIIKGKNIKITREMAGAVHVDGEPLQMGTAIEAKIKPLSLKVIVP; this comes from the coding sequence TTGCACACAAAGATTAATATCCTCTTTATTATAAACCCTATCTCTGGTGGGAGAGGGAAGTTGCGCATCCCCGATTTTATTGATCAATATCTGGATAAGGAAAAATTTAGCCCAAACTTTGTTTTTAGCGAATATGTTGGTCATGCCGGCGAACTGGCAGATGAAGCGGCGACTAAAAATTTTGATGTAATCGTAGCTGCAGGTGGCGATGGTACCATTAACGAGGTAGCCAGTAAAGTGTTAAAACACCATAAAATTTTAGGGATTTTACCGCTTGGATCGGGAAATGGCCTCGCCAGGTTTTTAAGGATATCGAAAAATTTAAGATATGCACTTTCATTGATCAATAATTTTAAGGTTGATGAGATTGATACTGCAGAGTTTAATAACAAGTGTTTTTTTAATCTGGCCGGTATGGGATTTGATGCCCATTTGAGCGCTGTTTTTTCAAAAGATAAAAAACGCGGGCTTTCGGGCTATGTAAAATTGGGTTTCAAGGAGGTTTTTAATTACAAGCCTCAAACCTATCAGCTTAATATCGACGGGACTGAATACACCAAAAAAGCTTTTGCTATTAGCATTGCCAATTCGTCTCAGTATGGAAACGATGTTTATATCTCGCCAAATGCCTCGGTAAAAGACGGATTGCTTGATGTGTGCATTATTAAGCCTTTCCCGATAATAAAATTACCAATATTGGGTTATGTAATGTTGAGGGGCAAGGCAGAAAGCTCTGATATGATTGAGATTATTAAAGGAAAAAATATTAAAATTACAAGGGAAATGGCGGGTGCAGTGCACGTTGATGGCGAACCTTTGCAGATGGGAACAGCGATAGAAGCGAAGATAAAGCCACTCTCGCTCAAAGTGATTGTGCCTTAG
- a CDS encoding translation initiation factor has protein sequence MKPKKNSLSDLGGIMYSTNPEFEYEEEVDNTVTSPNNQQDLRVMLDKKNRGGKAVTLITGFKGRTEDLEVLGKMLKTKCGVGGSVKDGEIMIQGDVRDKVMGILQKDGYKVKKAGDSIIWLNYN, from the coding sequence ATGAAACCAAAGAAAAACAGTTTAAGCGATCTTGGCGGAATTATGTATTCTACCAATCCGGAGTTTGAATACGAAGAAGAAGTTGATAATACCGTTACCTCGCCGAATAACCAGCAGGATTTAAGGGTAATGCTCGATAAAAAGAACCGAGGTGGTAAAGCGGTAACCTTAATTACAGGTTTTAAAGGCCGTACTGAAGATTTAGAGGTATTAGGCAAAATGCTTAAAACCAAATGTGGTGTAGGTGGCTCTGTTAAAGACGGAGAAATCATGATCCAGGGCGATGTACGCGATAAAGTAATGGGCATCTTGCAGAAGGATGGGTATAAAGTGAAGAAAGCCGGGGATAGTATAATATGGTTAAATTATAATTAA
- a CDS encoding LytR/AlgR family response regulator transcription factor, whose translation MKNKIIFGLVFILAYDIQIAYADFLNMGSAEIIMLLVAGLVFFGFFGGIFMLIYFLIKKNRNTPLNAAPNTVAINFVSPLAYQNPTVEEKSGKKETIKVNARIALPQQNEIRYVNIDEIIRCEADNNYTNFFFSDGGQLLISKSLKEYSDLLKPQGFVRTHQSHLVNPKFVKSWLKEDGGTLLMDSGDKIPVSKPNRELVKEILGK comes from the coding sequence ATGAAAAATAAGATAATCTTTGGGTTGGTTTTTATCCTTGCCTACGATATTCAGATTGCCTACGCCGATTTTCTAAATATGGGGAGTGCGGAAATAATAATGCTCCTGGTTGCAGGCCTTGTCTTTTTTGGATTTTTTGGTGGCATTTTTATGCTGATCTACTTTTTGATTAAAAAAAATCGTAATACGCCGTTAAACGCTGCTCCGAATACAGTAGCCATAAACTTTGTATCTCCACTTGCTTATCAAAACCCTACAGTTGAGGAAAAAAGTGGTAAAAAAGAAACCATAAAAGTAAATGCCAGAATTGCTTTGCCTCAACAGAACGAAATCAGGTATGTTAATATTGATGAAATTATAAGGTGTGAAGCGGATAACAATTATACCAACTTCTTTTTTAGCGACGGCGGTCAGCTGCTGATTTCAAAATCATTAAAAGAATATTCAGATCTGCTTAAACCACAAGGTTTTGTGCGGACACATCAAAGCCATTTGGTTAACCCGAAATTTGTGAAAAGTTGGCTTAAGGAAGATGGTGGAACGCTTTTAATGGATAGTGGCGATAAAATTCCGGTGAGTAAACCAAACCGGGAATTGGTGAAAGAAATTTTGGGAAAGTAG
- the hisS gene encoding histidine--tRNA ligase has translation MSVIKPSLAKGTRDFTPVEMVKRNFIYDTIKTVFRKYGYAEIQTPSFENLSTLTGKYGDEGDKLIFKILNSGEYLSQKVLDKVSHLKKEFEDAQGYLAENDDSNPDKIVIGGNASVVFGNNEEFTKLQRAISLYKNISKTVLTDISEKALRYDLTVPFARYVVMHQNDITLPFKRFQIQPVWRADKPQRGRYREFYQCDVDVVGSKSLLNEAEFILIYNEALSKLGLKDFSVKINNRKILSGIAEIIGKPDLIIDMTVAIDKLDKIGLDGVSKELLERGFTEQDLEKLRPVILLEGSNEEKLASLKEVLAQSETGLKGIAEIEQVFEYVDSLIAYGLPLTAKLELDITLARGLNYYTGCIFEVKTNEVAMGSIGGGGRYDDLTGMFGLKDLTGVGVSFGADRIYDVLEELNLFPASAEVGTKVLISNFDAEAEKYALPIVQQFRNAGISAELYPSSAKLKKQMAYADAKNIPYVILIGGDEIASGELTLKDMQSGEQKKLTVLGILELLK, from the coding sequence ATGTCAGTTATTAAACCCTCATTAGCAAAAGGTACCCGCGATTTTACTCCGGTTGAAATGGTAAAACGCAACTTTATTTACGATACCATTAAAACGGTTTTCAGGAAATACGGTTATGCCGAAATCCAGACTCCAAGTTTCGAAAATCTTTCAACTTTAACCGGAAAGTATGGCGATGAAGGCGACAAACTGATTTTTAAAATTTTAAATAGTGGGGAATATTTGAGCCAAAAAGTTTTAGATAAAGTTAGTCATCTAAAAAAAGAATTTGAAGATGCACAAGGCTACCTTGCTGAAAATGATGATTCTAATCCTGACAAAATAGTAATAGGAGGAAATGCTTCTGTAGTATTTGGAAATAATGAAGAGTTTACTAAACTACAACGAGCAATATCCCTTTATAAAAATATAAGTAAAACTGTTCTTACAGATATTTCCGAAAAAGCCCTTCGTTATGATTTAACTGTTCCCTTTGCCCGTTACGTGGTGATGCATCAAAATGATATTACTTTACCATTCAAAAGATTTCAAATCCAACCTGTTTGGAGAGCAGATAAGCCTCAGCGAGGTAGATACCGCGAATTTTATCAGTGTGATGTGGATGTGGTAGGCTCAAAAAGTCTATTGAACGAAGCTGAATTTATTTTAATCTACAATGAAGCTTTAAGCAAACTGGGCTTGAAAGATTTCAGCGTAAAAATCAACAACAGAAAAATTTTATCAGGTATTGCTGAGATTATTGGTAAACCAGATTTAATTATAGACATGACAGTAGCCATCGATAAACTGGATAAAATCGGTTTAGATGGTGTAAGTAAAGAACTTTTAGAGCGCGGTTTTACCGAACAGGATTTAGAAAAACTTCGCCCGGTAATTTTGTTAGAAGGTTCTAATGAAGAAAAACTGGCCAGCTTGAAAGAAGTTTTAGCTCAATCAGAAACCGGTTTAAAAGGTATTGCCGAAATAGAACAGGTTTTTGAATATGTAGATAGCCTGATTGCTTATGGTTTGCCTTTAACGGCTAAATTGGAACTCGATATCACTTTAGCACGCGGCTTAAATTACTATACCGGCTGTATTTTCGAAGTTAAAACCAACGAAGTGGCTATGGGCAGCATTGGTGGTGGTGGTCGTTACGATGATTTAACCGGTATGTTCGGTTTAAAAGATTTAACGGGAGTTGGTGTTTCTTTCGGTGCCGACCGCATTTATGATGTATTGGAAGAACTTAACCTTTTCCCTGCCTCAGCAGAAGTTGGCACAAAAGTGTTGATCAGCAATTTCGATGCAGAAGCTGAAAAATATGCTTTGCCGATTGTTCAGCAATTTAGAAATGCAGGGATTTCAGCAGAGTTGTACCCAAGTTCTGCGAAACTAAAAAAACAAATGGCTTATGCAGATGCGAAGAACATCCCTTATGTAATTTTAATTGGTGGTGATGAGATTGCTAGTGGCGAACTTACGTTAAAGGATATGCAAAGCGGTGAGCAGAAGAAACTTACTGTTTTGGGTATTCTGGAGTTGTTGAAATAA
- a CDS encoding class I SAM-dependent methyltransferase yields the protein MKDNFSTQSADYAIYRPTYPQEMYDYLLSMVKNKETAWDCATGNGQVARVLAQHFDAVYATDISENQLKNALQLPNITYKVEPAEQTSVGNDSFDLITVAQAIHWFNFEAFYAEVKRTLKPDGLFAVIGYGLMFIDKKVDKAVHKLYEDILGKYWDSERRYIEEGYKTIPFPFEEIIAPHFQIKTTWNFNQLIGYLNTWSSLQHYKKANERNPLEYMFTELKEACGDDAEKDVRFPVLLRIGRLA from the coding sequence ATGAAAGATAACTTTTCTACCCAATCTGCCGATTACGCCATTTACAGACCAACTTATCCACAGGAAATGTACGATTATCTGCTTAGCATGGTAAAAAACAAAGAAACAGCGTGGGATTGTGCTACAGGAAACGGCCAGGTTGCCCGTGTATTGGCCCAACATTTCGATGCCGTTTATGCAACGGATATCAGCGAAAATCAATTAAAAAATGCTTTACAATTGCCAAATATTACCTACAAAGTTGAACCTGCCGAACAAACCTCGGTTGGTAATGATAGTTTCGATTTAATTACCGTAGCGCAGGCCATCCATTGGTTTAATTTTGAGGCATTTTACGCCGAAGTAAAAAGAACACTAAAACCAGATGGCCTTTTTGCAGTGATTGGTTATGGACTAATGTTTATCGATAAAAAAGTGGATAAGGCTGTACATAAACTTTACGAAGATATTTTGGGTAAATATTGGGATAGCGAACGCCGTTATATTGAAGAAGGTTATAAAACCATCCCATTTCCCTTTGAAGAGATCATTGCTCCTCATTTTCAGATTAAAACCACCTGGAATTTTAACCAGTTAATTGGCTATTTAAATACCTGGTCTTCTTTGCAGCATTATAAAAAGGCGAATGAACGCAACCCATTAGAGTATATGTTTACAGAACTAAAAGAAGCCTGCGGCGATGATGCGGAGAAAGATGTTCGTTTCCCGGTTTTATTGCGGATTGGGAGACTCGCTTAA
- a CDS encoding MFS transporter, with the protein MEKALQQDGIKDVEYRLKSIFGGSVGNLVEWYDWYTYSAFALYFSPVFFPNSNPTAQLLDTAGIFAVGFLMRPIGGWLFGSIADKLGRKRSMTLSVLIMAIGSLIIGLTPGYKQIGIAAPLLLVFARLIQGLSTGGEYGTSATYLSEMATKKHRGFYSSFQYVTLIGGQLLALGIQLILQNWLLTPSELHEWGWRIPFFIGAILSFIALYLRRHIDETSAFKSKNSADKKGGIAVLMKYPKEVFTVVGLTLGGTIAFYTFSTYMQKFLVNTVHLSKETSTTLSFISLLVFAIMQPLFGLLSDKIGRKPLLIGFGVLGSLCTYPILTGLAGETNTTIIFLMMIGALIIVSGYTSINAVVKAELFPAEIRALGVGLPYALTVAIFGGTAEYFALWFKNIGHESYFYWYVTGCILISLILYTTMKDTKHHSKIED; encoded by the coding sequence ATGGAAAAAGCATTACAACAGGACGGAATTAAGGATGTAGAATATAGGCTGAAATCTATATTTGGTGGTTCAGTTGGTAATCTTGTGGAGTGGTACGACTGGTATACCTATTCTGCTTTTGCGCTTTATTTTTCTCCTGTCTTTTTCCCGAACAGTAATCCTACTGCCCAATTATTAGATACCGCAGGTATTTTTGCTGTAGGTTTTTTAATGCGGCCTATTGGTGGCTGGCTGTTTGGCAGTATTGCCGATAAATTAGGCCGAAAACGTTCGATGACACTTTCTGTACTGATTATGGCAATAGGATCATTAATTATCGGTTTAACCCCAGGTTACAAACAGATTGGAATTGCAGCCCCATTATTGCTCGTTTTTGCCAGATTAATCCAAGGTTTGAGTACTGGTGGCGAATATGGAACTTCTGCCACTTACCTCAGCGAAATGGCCACCAAAAAACACCGCGGATTTTATTCAAGCTTTCAGTATGTAACCTTGATTGGTGGACAGCTGTTGGCTTTGGGTATCCAGTTAATCTTACAGAACTGGTTGCTTACACCTTCCGAACTACATGAATGGGGCTGGAGGATTCCATTTTTTATCGGCGCCATACTCTCTTTTATTGCTTTGTATCTGCGTAGACATATCGACGAAACCTCGGCGTTTAAAAGCAAAAACTCAGCAGACAAAAAAGGGGGCATTGCGGTACTGATGAAATATCCAAAGGAAGTTTTTACCGTAGTAGGCTTAACTTTGGGCGGAACGATTGCCTTTTATACATTTAGTACTTACATGCAGAAATTTCTGGTCAATACGGTCCACCTCAGCAAAGAAACCTCCACAACTTTGTCGTTTATTTCGTTATTGGTTTTTGCCATTATGCAGCCGCTGTTTGGACTGTTATCTGATAAAATCGGGCGTAAACCTTTATTAATCGGTTTTGGTGTGTTGGGCAGTCTATGTACCTATCCAATTTTAACAGGCTTGGCAGGAGAAACCAATACCACTATCATATTCTTGATGATGATTGGCGCTTTGATCATTGTGAGCGGGTATACGAGCATCAACGCAGTAGTTAAGGCAGAGCTGTTTCCGGCCGAAATCAGGGCTTTGGGCGTAGGCTTACCTTATGCCTTAACTGTTGCCATTTTTGGCGGAACTGCAGAATATTTTGCGCTATGGTTTAAAAATATCGGACACGAGAGTTATTTCTACTGGTATGTAACCGGATGTATTTTAATCTCCCTGATTTTATATACTACTATGAAAGATACGAAACACCATTCGAAGATTGAAGATTAG
- a CDS encoding VOC family protein, translated as MDIKNLDHLVLTVANLESTCKFYSLALGMEIVEFGENRKALKFGNQKINLHQYGSEFEPKAFKPMPGTADLCFITDLPLREVMQELKEKCIEIEEGPVERTGANGKIISIYLRDPDMNLIEVSNYL; from the coding sequence ATGGACATTAAAAACTTAGATCATCTTGTATTAACGGTTGCCAATTTAGAAAGCACCTGTAAGTTTTACAGCCTTGCCTTAGGGATGGAAATTGTTGAATTTGGCGAAAACAGAAAGGCTTTGAAATTTGGGAATCAGAAAATTAACCTGCACCAATATGGAAGTGAGTTTGAACCAAAAGCTTTCAAACCCATGCCCGGCACAGCTGATCTTTGTTTTATTACCGATCTTCCACTACGTGAGGTGATGCAGGAACTTAAAGAAAAATGCATCGAAATTGAGGAAGGGCCCGTAGAACGCACCGGCGCCAATGGGAAAATTATCTCTATTTACCTCCGTGACCCGGATATGAATTTAATTGAAGTGAGTAATTATTTGTAG
- a CDS encoding replication-associated recombination protein A, whose translation MQNLPPLAERMRPQNLDEYVGQQHLVGEGAVLRKAIESSQLPSMIFWGPPGVGKTTLAYIISQALDRPFFNLSAINSGVKDIRDVIDRAAQLKDSFLGLPILFIDEIHRFSKSQQDSLLGAVERGLVTLIGATTENPSFEVISALLSRCQVYILKSLTEAELAGLLETAIKKDSILSEKNISIKEHEALIRLSGGDARKLLNVLEIAINGIGGNKIVLTNENVLAHAQQNLALYDKAGEQHYDIISAFIKSIRGSDPNAAVYWLARMIEGGEDPLFIARRLLILSSEDIGNANPNALLLANNCFTAVNVIGYPEARIILSQCVTYLASSPKSNASYEAINKAQALVKQTGNLPVPLHIRNAPTKLMKNIGYGKDYQYSHGYEGNFSPQEYFPEELSGTKLYDPGKNAAEEKLREKLRQNWKDKYKY comes from the coding sequence ATGCAAAACCTGCCTCCTTTAGCCGAACGTATGCGCCCTCAAAATCTAGATGAATATGTTGGTCAACAACATCTGGTTGGAGAAGGTGCGGTGTTACGCAAGGCGATAGAGAGCAGTCAGCTACCCTCCATGATTTTTTGGGGACCTCCAGGCGTAGGTAAAACAACTTTGGCCTATATCATTTCGCAGGCATTAGATCGTCCGTTTTTTAACTTAAGCGCCATTAACAGCGGTGTGAAAGATATTCGGGACGTAATCGATCGGGCCGCACAGCTGAAGGATAGTTTTTTAGGCCTACCCATTTTGTTTATCGATGAGATTCACCGTTTTAGCAAATCGCAACAAGACAGTTTGTTGGGTGCGGTAGAGAGGGGTTTGGTTACCTTAATTGGCGCAACAACCGAAAATCCATCTTTTGAGGTGATCTCCGCTTTACTTTCCCGTTGCCAGGTTTATATTTTAAAATCCTTAACCGAAGCGGAGCTAGCGGGTTTATTGGAAACAGCCATTAAAAAAGATAGCATTCTCTCAGAGAAGAATATTTCCATAAAAGAACATGAGGCCTTAATTCGTTTATCGGGTGGCGATGCAAGGAAATTATTAAATGTGCTCGAAATTGCCATTAACGGCATTGGTGGGAATAAAATCGTACTCACAAACGAAAATGTGCTGGCACACGCACAGCAGAACCTTGCGCTGTACGATAAAGCGGGAGAGCAGCATTACGATATCATTTCGGCCTTTATTAAATCCATCCGTGGCAGCGACCCGAATGCAGCCGTTTATTGGTTGGCCCGGATGATAGAAGGAGGCGAAGATCCACTTTTTATTGCCCGTAGGTTATTGATCCTGTCTTCAGAAGATATTGGCAATGCCAACCCTAATGCCCTGCTTTTGGCCAACAACTGTTTTACCGCAGTAAATGTAATTGGCTACCCGGAGGCGCGGATCATCTTGTCGCAGTGTGTAACCTATCTGGCCAGTTCGCCTAAAAGTAATGCATCTTATGAAGCCATTAACAAAGCACAGGCTTTGGTTAAACAAACAGGAAACCTACCTGTACCGCTGCATATCCGCAATGCACCAACCAAACTGATGAAAAATATCGGCTATGGGAAAGATTACCAATATTCGCACGGATATGAAGGTAATTTTTCGCCACAAGAATATTTTCCAGAAGAATTAAGCGGTACCAAACTTTACGATCCGGGGAAAAACGCTGCAGAAGAGAAACTGCGCGAAAAGCTAAGGCAAAATTGGAAAGACAAATACAAATATTAG